From Pseudonocardia autotrophica, one genomic window encodes:
- a CDS encoding (2Fe-2S)-binding protein, whose amino-acid sequence MSTHTFKLNGESVSVEVEDDVRLLWVLRDLLGVTGPKYGCGINVCKACTSHINGKEFNPCATPVGALSDSDEVTTIEGLADGEKLHPMQQAWIDNDVAQCGYCQPGQIMAAVALVKRSKAEGRKIDDAALDEIRNICRCGTYNRIREAIKAGADKM is encoded by the coding sequence ATGTCCACACATACGTTCAAGCTCAACGGCGAGTCGGTCTCGGTCGAGGTCGAGGACGACGTTCGTCTGCTCTGGGTCCTGCGGGATCTGCTCGGGGTGACCGGTCCGAAGTACGGCTGCGGGATCAATGTCTGCAAGGCCTGTACGTCGCACATCAACGGCAAGGAGTTCAATCCGTGTGCGACGCCGGTCGGCGCGTTGTCGGACTCGGATGAGGTCACGACGATCGAGGGCTTGGCCGACGGGGAGAAGTTGCACCCGATGCAGCAGGCCTGGATCGACAACGATGTCGCGCAGTGCGGGTACTGCCAGCCGGGTCAGATCATGGCTGCGGTTGCGTTGGTGAAGCGGTCGAAGGCGGAGGGCCGCAAGATCGATGATGCGGCTCTGGACGAGATTCGCAACATCTGTCGGTGCGGCACGTACAACCGGATCCGCGAGGCGATCAAGGCCGGCGCGGACAAGATGTGA
- a CDS encoding molybdopterin cofactor-binding domain-containing protein, which yields MPAHRAPAPERPASDGARSNVSRRRFLGFLVAAPTLVVAAELGRQTVFGGSVPQANAAAIPSPPLPAEVYDLLDAVRDAARPTANLIRIAVNRDGTVSFALPRSDNGQGIITSTQMIIAEEMNLDPDQVVVTLADARPELVFNQLTGGSTTTFSTYTPIRVAAALAQGRLLDAAAAQLGQEKSVLTSRTGLILGQNGEELPFGELTEAAASPVDDIVDVVLKPREEFTVIGTPRTKSDARAMVTGKKKFLTDLQVPDALPTVICRGPNLNSAPTGVNNIDEVRNMPGVTDVAQVRTGVAVRAVTFGQAVDAVNALDVSWDGGTVAGEDDESILATVRRGELPLAVPQVPGETVEGEFVFYFRSNSALETNCAIADVRSGSAELWGPSKSPIAAQAEIAQELGLPQNAVTIHVTEGGGSFGRRLFFDALQEAAEVSKVMGKPVKLMWTRADDSRQGRVHPLATTRVRAQVSGESVSSFEIRHTSVSTEVNPGFSEGITAAVAKLPLGNYSVSQAIYLTTQTNPYNVGVATSLLNEVDMRFNTCSMRNIYSPDTATARELMIDQVAARMGKDPYEFRSGFVKLERFKKVVDRAAEEANWGKSMPAGTAQGIAIHQEYKGIACAVVELDCRPETVNREIRSARTGPRVTKVTYVVDIGLVINPRGLEAQMMGGINDGIAMTLTSGMHLEDGHFVEASWDNYFYTRQWNTPPEMNIVIIDDSEAPEPGGAGEFGVAATCGAVACAYARATGTVPEYFPIMHKDPLPFEPYPTVPPVPPAPTNGLELAR from the coding sequence ATGCCCGCTCATCGCGCCCCCGCCCCCGAGCGTCCGGCGTCCGACGGCGCCCGATCGAACGTCAGCAGGCGCCGCTTCCTCGGCTTCCTGGTCGCGGCACCGACCCTCGTGGTCGCCGCCGAGCTGGGCAGGCAGACCGTGTTCGGCGGGAGCGTGCCGCAGGCCAACGCCGCGGCGATCCCGTCGCCGCCGCTGCCTGCCGAGGTCTACGACCTGCTCGACGCCGTCCGCGACGCGGCCCGGCCGACCGCCAACCTGATCCGGATCGCGGTCAACCGGGACGGCACGGTCTCGTTCGCGCTGCCCCGCTCGGACAACGGCCAGGGCATCATCACGTCCACCCAGATGATCATCGCCGAGGAGATGAACCTGGACCCGGACCAGGTCGTCGTCACCCTCGCCGACGCCCGTCCGGAGCTGGTGTTCAACCAGCTCACCGGCGGTTCGACGACGACGTTCTCCACCTACACCCCGATCCGGGTGGCCGCGGCGCTGGCCCAGGGCCGGCTGCTCGACGCCGCCGCCGCCCAGCTCGGCCAGGAGAAGAGCGTCCTCACCAGCCGGACCGGCCTGATCCTCGGCCAGAACGGCGAGGAGCTGCCCTTCGGTGAGCTCACCGAGGCCGCGGCCAGCCCGGTGGACGACATCGTCGACGTGGTGCTCAAGCCGCGCGAGGAGTTCACCGTCATCGGCACCCCGCGCACCAAGTCCGACGCGCGGGCGATGGTCACCGGGAAGAAGAAGTTCCTCACCGACCTGCAGGTCCCGGACGCGCTGCCGACCGTGATCTGCCGCGGCCCGAACCTGAACTCGGCCCCGACCGGGGTGAACAACATCGACGAGGTCCGGAACATGCCGGGCGTCACCGACGTCGCGCAGGTCCGCACCGGTGTCGCGGTCCGCGCGGTCACCTTCGGACAGGCCGTCGACGCGGTGAACGCACTCGACGTGAGCTGGGACGGCGGCACCGTCGCCGGTGAGGACGACGAGTCGATCCTGGCCACGGTGCGCCGCGGCGAGCTGCCGCTGGCCGTGCCGCAGGTGCCCGGCGAGACGGTCGAGGGCGAGTTCGTCTTCTACTTCCGCAGCAACTCCGCGCTGGAGACGAACTGCGCGATCGCCGACGTCCGCAGCGGATCGGCGGAGCTATGGGGGCCGTCCAAGAGCCCGATCGCGGCGCAGGCCGAGATCGCCCAGGAGCTCGGGCTGCCGCAGAACGCGGTCACCATCCACGTCACCGAGGGCGGCGGCTCGTTCGGACGGCGGCTGTTCTTCGACGCGCTGCAGGAGGCCGCCGAGGTCTCCAAGGTGATGGGCAAGCCGGTCAAGCTCATGTGGACCCGGGCCGACGACTCCCGTCAGGGCCGGGTGCACCCGCTGGCCACCACCCGGGTGCGGGCGCAGGTCAGCGGCGAGTCGGTCTCCAGCTTCGAGATCCGGCACACCAGCGTGTCGACCGAGGTGAACCCCGGCTTCTCCGAGGGGATCACCGCCGCGGTCGCCAAGCTGCCGCTCGGGAACTACTCGGTGTCCCAGGCCATCTACCTGACGACCCAGACCAACCCGTACAACGTCGGCGTCGCGACCTCGCTGCTCAACGAGGTCGACATGCGCTTCAACACCTGCTCGATGCGCAACATCTACTCGCCGGACACGGCCACCGCGCGCGAGCTGATGATCGACCAGGTCGCCGCGAGGATGGGCAAGGACCCGTACGAGTTCCGGTCCGGCTTCGTGAAGCTCGAACGCTTCAAGAAGGTCGTCGACCGGGCCGCCGAAGAGGCGAACTGGGGCAAGTCGATGCCGGCGGGCACCGCCCAGGGCATCGCGATCCACCAGGAGTACAAGGGCATCGCCTGCGCGGTCGTCGAGCTCGACTGCCGCCCGGAGACGGTGAACCGGGAGATCCGCTCCGCCCGCACCGGCCCGCGCGTCACCAAGGTGACCTACGTCGTCGACATCGGCCTGGTGATCAACCCGCGCGGGCTCGAGGCGCAGATGATGGGCGGCATCAACGACGGCATCGCGATGACGCTGACCTCCGGGATGCACCTGGAGGACGGCCACTTCGTCGAGGCGAGCTGGGACAACTACTTCTACACCCGGCAGTGGAACACCCCGCCCGAGATGAACATCGTGATCATCGATGACTCCGAGGCGCCCGAGCCCGGCGGTGCCGGCGAGTTCGGCGTGGCCGCCACCTGCGGTGCCGTCGCCTGTGCCTACGCGCGGGCCACCGGGACCGTGCCGGAGTACTTCCCGATCATGCACAAGGACCCGCTGCCGTTCGAGCCGTACCCGACGGTCCCGCCGGTGCCGCCCGCCCCCACCAACGGCCTCGAGCTGGCCCGCTGA
- a CDS encoding (2Fe-2S)-binding protein, with translation MPTHTFTLNGEQVSVEVEDDVRLLWVLRDLLGVTGPKYGCGINVCKACTSHINGKEFNPCATPVGALSDSDEVTTIEGLADGEKLHPMQQAWIDNDVAQCGYCQPGQIMAAVALVKRSKAEGRKIDDAALDEIRNICRCGTYNRIREAIKAGADNM, from the coding sequence ATGCCCACACACACCTTCACGCTCAACGGTGAGCAGGTCTCGGTCGAGGTCGAGGACGACGTTCGTCTGCTCTGGGTCCTGCGGGATCTGCTCGGGGTGACCGGTCCGAAGTACGGCTGCGGGATCAATGTCTGCAAGGCCTGTACGTCGCACATCAACGGCAAGGAGTTCAATCCGTGTGCGACGCCGGTCGGCGCGTTGTCGGACTCGGATGAGGTCACGACGATCGAGGGCTTGGCCGACGGGGAGAAGTTGCACCCGATGCAGCAGGCCTGGATCGACAACGATGTCGCGCAGTGCGGGTACTGCCAGCCGGGTCAGATCATGGCTGCGGTTGCGTTGGTGAAGCGGTCGAAGGCGGAGGGCCGCAAGATCGATGATGCGGCTCTGGACGAGATTCGCAACATCTGTCGGTGCGGCACGTACAACCGGATCCGCGAGGCCATCAAGGCCGGCGCGGACAACATGTGA
- a CDS encoding DMT family transporter, translating into MAWVYLVVSGLLETVWAAALSQSRGFSRLGPSVLFGVALFLSMGGLALALRELPVGTAYAIWVGIGAVGTAIYGMVALGEPATTARLLCLLAIVAGVVGLKFLH; encoded by the coding sequence ATGGCATGGGTGTATCTGGTCGTCTCGGGCCTGCTGGAGACGGTGTGGGCGGCGGCGCTGTCGCAGAGCCGGGGGTTCTCCCGGCTGGGACCGTCGGTCCTGTTCGGCGTCGCGTTGTTCCTGAGCATGGGCGGGCTGGCGCTGGCGCTGCGGGAGCTGCCGGTCGGCACCGCATACGCGATCTGGGTCGGCATCGGCGCGGTCGGCACCGCGATCTACGGCATGGTCGCGCTCGGCGAGCCCGCGACCACGGCACGGCTGCTGTGCCTGCTGGCGATCGTCGCCGGCGTCGTCGGGCTGAAGTTCCTGCACTGA